One genomic segment of Euwallacea fornicatus isolate EFF26 chromosome 18, ASM4011564v1, whole genome shotgun sequence includes these proteins:
- the LOC136344947 gene encoding metabotropic glutamate receptor isoform X2 codes for MRAKPCLKFGEKPYWNKKKARQKSSSTIVGGTTPGADISSVFSMARAVIQLAVIATCVVLSLTAEDRQARSGDLDRGPPDYFFDQLRIDKNMQIFPIFRLPPVTNSTSSETVANLRFKIPLVDDAEKESRKVPEMSFEADDEVQPLRRRLEMSTEFFLIPSSSTPATTPSPAVIVKSAGDQNERIAGVFRNEVWVVPVLALSAITMLLIAGFEVFVLCKAWRTTPSRRHLFLGQMLLLGLFSCAGLASVYAASPTQFTCALMRFGTGVAYAIVFASLLVKCVFLISLNGGVYLPAPYQGLLLLFAILIQVAIGVQWLLTSPPLVDTVTVVHTNRNRLLVTAADISSTQAIPLCRTPYMDMLLSLIYVIFLIIFVTVLAVKSRGIRDNYREATYIGLSVGCSIPTWLIWTISGLIVSERHRDACIAFGIVIMSIMVFLIMFMPKGRQLAAMGKEGVYLEDREDRFSSLSRAGSGYSPSFFHFKPVKYGGGHGSKHQSVTTLRAGGGLYLRPDDGNLYTTLEPTLSSNPNVYFQRGNGLHPGMMY; via the coding sequence ATGAGAGCAAAGCCGTGTTTAAAATTCGGCGAAAAGCCGTactggaacaaaaaaaaagcccGCCAAAAATCCAGCAGTACCATCGTCGGCGGTACGACTCCCGGGGCCGATATCTCTTCGGTGTTCAGTATGGCTCGAGCCGTCATCCAACTCGCGGTGATCGCGACATGCGTCGTACTTTCGCTGACCGCGGAAGATCGACAAGCACGATCTGGTGATCTCGATCGAGGACCCCCCGATTACTTCTTCGACCAATTGAGAATCGACAAGAACATGcaaattttcccaattttccgGCTTCCTCCAGTGACCAACTCGACCAGCAGTGAAACAGTAGCAAAcctgagattcaaaatccCTTTAGTTGACGATGCCGAAAAGGAAAGTAGAAAGGTTCCAGAAATGTCCTTTGAGGCTGACGATGAGGTCCAACCTCTCAGAAGACGGTTAGAGATGAGTACTGAGTTCTTTTTGATTCCATCCAGCAGCACTCCTGCGACAACCCCATCTCCAGCAGTTATCGTCAAAAGTGCAGGTGATCAGAATGAGAGAATTGCCGGGGTGTTTCGAAACGAAGTGTGGGTGGTACCAGTGCTAGCTCTCTCTGCTATTACCATGCTGCTTATAGCGGGGTTCGAAGTTTTCGTGCTGTGCAAGGCCTGGAGAACCACCCCCAGCAGAAGACACCTGTTCCTAGGGCAAATGCTACTACTAGGGCTGTTTTCCTGCGCAGGCCTGGCCTCAGTCTACGCAGCCTCGCCCACTCAGTTCACTTGCGCTTTGATGCGTTTTGGAACTGGGGTGGCTTACGCCATAGTTTTCGCCTCCCTTCTAGTTAAGTGCGTTTTCCTCATAAGCCTCAATGGTGGCGTGTACCTGCCTGCACCCTACCAAGGACTATTACTGCTCTTCGCTATTCTCATCCAAGTGGCCATAGGGGTGCAGTGGTTGCTCACCAGCCCACCTCTTGTAGATACCGTGACTGTAGTTCATACAAATAGAAATAGGTTATTAGTGACTGCTGCTGACATATCAAGCACCCAAGCAATCCCTCTCTGTCGCACTCCATACATGGACATGCTGCTCTCGCTGATTTATGTGATCTTCTTGATAATATTCGTGACGGTTTTAGCGGTGAAATCCCGAGGAATCAGAGACAATTACCGGGAAGCGACCTACATTGGACTGTCAGTGGGTTGCAGCATACCCACATGGTTGATATGGACTATTAGTGGATTAATCGTGAGCGAGCGACATAGAGATGCTTGCATCGCATTTGGAATAGTCATTATGTCGATAATGGTGTTTCTGATCATGTTCATGCCCAAAGGGCGACAGTTAGCCGCCATGGGTAAAGAGGGGGTATATCTTGAGGATAGGGAGGATCGTTTTAGCTCGTTGAGTAGGGCAGGGTCCGGATACTCACCTtcgtttttccatttcaaacCAGTCAAGTACGGAGGGGGTCATGGGAGTAAACATCAGTCAGTCACCACTTTAAGAGCTGGAG